A genomic window from Spirochaetota bacterium includes:
- a CDS encoding DUF362 domain-containing protein, with amino-acid sequence MEDAGKTKLTNGKSVVAVIRCDGYEYVRVRERVAEAVSAIGGMRRFVSPGERILLKPNMLAPDPPERATTTHPSVMRALASLAREAGAKVRYGDSPGFGTPDNAVIGTGIRDVMEMEEALFADFSAGRLVQFQGKIQSRRLPIANGILDCDGIINVPKLKTHGFQRITGAVKNMFGVLPGLSKGEMHVKIPGAFEFAELLLDLALYCAPRFSMLDGILAMEGNGPRGGHPRPMNVLLASTDPIALDATAARIVGLDPLHAPVLSIAAERGLGAVHEADIDIVGVPLADVRDSDFSIEHRPIRPFFQKKTAALLSRIAVPKPFIQPKACVRCGVCVTVCPTKPKALSRGSAQDIPVYDYDRCIRCYCCQELCPESAVHITKPLLRRVFDLIDGLFFR; translated from the coding sequence GTGGAAGATGCAGGGAAAACAAAGCTGACGAACGGGAAGTCCGTTGTCGCCGTCATCCGTTGCGACGGGTATGAGTATGTTCGTGTCCGCGAACGGGTCGCCGAGGCCGTTTCGGCGATAGGCGGTATGAGGCGATTCGTTTCGCCCGGAGAGCGCATATTGCTCAAACCGAATATGCTCGCCCCTGATCCGCCGGAACGTGCGACGACGACGCATCCATCCGTCATGCGTGCGCTTGCATCGCTTGCGCGTGAAGCGGGAGCGAAGGTCCGCTACGGCGATTCCCCCGGTTTCGGCACACCCGATAATGCGGTGATCGGCACCGGCATCCGTGATGTCATGGAGATGGAAGAGGCGTTGTTCGCCGATTTTTCTGCGGGGCGTCTCGTGCAATTCCAGGGGAAGATACAGTCGCGGCGGCTTCCCATCGCCAACGGCATCCTCGATTGCGACGGCATCATCAATGTACCGAAACTGAAAACGCACGGTTTTCAGCGGATAACCGGTGCGGTGAAGAATATGTTCGGTGTGCTTCCGGGCCTCTCCAAGGGAGAGATGCATGTGAAGATACCGGGGGCCTTCGAATTCGCCGAGCTCCTTCTCGATCTGGCGCTCTACTGTGCTCCGCGATTCTCGATGCTTGACGGTATTCTCGCCATGGAAGGGAACGGTCCGCGCGGAGGCCATCCCCGTCCGATGAACGTGCTGCTTGCATCGACCGATCCCATAGCGCTCGATGCCACCGCGGCGCGCATCGTCGGCCTTGATCCGCTGCATGCCCCGGTGCTTTCCATAGCAGCAGAACGCGGTCTCGGCGCTGTGCATGAAGCTGATATCGATATCGTCGGTGTGCCGCTCGCCGATGTCCGTGACAGCGATTTCAGTATAGAACATCGTCCGATACGCCCGTTCTTTCAGAAGAAGACGGCTGCGCTGCTTTCGCGCATCGCGGTGCCCAAGCCGTTCATACAGCCGAAGGCATGCGTTCGCTGCGGAGTCTGTGTCACGGTGTGCCCGACAAAGCCGAAAGCGCTTTCACGCGGCAGCGCGCAGGATATCCCTGTCTATGATTACGATCGCTGCATACGCTGCTACTGCTGCCAGGAGCTCTGTCCCGAAAGCGCGGTGCATATCACCAAGCCGCTCCTCAGGCGGGTGTTCGATCTTATCGATGGTCTTTTTTTCCGCTGA
- a CDS encoding TIM barrel protein gives MSENRCHIGIKSDPIEYRYSYDWLFDLLLRHDIHYMQLGSFFEMYSLDDDYFLRLADNARAHGVAMKSVFTSHRELGGFFTSDKAMERVARKNYERLIDIAALVGADYAGSNPGAAYRDREADKTAGIECYLAHMKDLMAYAHARGLRALTIEPMSCHAEPPSLPGEIDYMMRSLSSYHLEHRGTTVPVYLCGDISHGVASREGTILHDNYELFAMEIPYMCEFHFKNTDRIFNKTFGFTDNELAAGIVDLERVFRMVAAGTWPVNDIIGYLEIGGPKLGRDYSDHLLESALTGSFDNIKKSSSLVFGR, from the coding sequence ATGAGCGAGAACCGCTGCCATATAGGCATAAAGAGCGATCCGATAGAATATCGATACAGCTACGACTGGCTTTTCGATCTTCTCCTGCGGCACGACATCCATTACATGCAGCTCGGCAGCTTTTTCGAGATGTACTCGCTTGACGACGATTATTTCCTGCGCCTTGCCGATAACGCCCGCGCGCACGGCGTTGCGATGAAAAGCGTATTCACGTCGCATCGAGAGCTCGGCGGGTTCTTCACCAGTGACAAGGCCATGGAACGCGTCGCACGGAAGAATTACGAACGCCTCATCGATATCGCCGCTCTCGTCGGGGCCGACTACGCCGGGTCAAATCCCGGGGCGGCCTATCGCGACCGCGAAGCGGATAAGACTGCCGGTATCGAATGCTATCTTGCACATATGAAAGACCTCATGGCATACGCGCATGCTCGCGGTCTTCGCGCACTGACGATAGAGCCGATGTCCTGCCACGCAGAACCGCCGTCTCTGCCCGGTGAAATAGACTACATGATGCGCTCGCTTTCGTCCTATCACCTCGAACATCGGGGCACGACGGTGCCGGTGTATCTCTGCGGCGATATCTCCCACGGGGTAGCATCGCGTGAGGGCACCATACTGCATGACAATTATGAATTGTTCGCCATGGAGATACCGTATATGTGCGAATTCCATTTCAAGAACACCGATCGCATCTTCAATAAGACGTTCGGCTTTACCGACAACGAGCTTGCCGCCGGAATCGTAGACCTTGAACGAGTTTTCCGCATGGTCGCAGCGGGAACGTGGCCGGTGAACGATATCATCGGGTATCTTGAGATCGGCGGCCCGAAACTGGGGCGTGATTACTCCGACCATCTCCTCGAATCTGCGCTCACGGGATCGTTCGACAATATCAAGAAGTCATCATCCCTTGTCTTCGGCAGGTGA